The region CTCCCAGGGGCACGCCGTGCTCGACGCGATCAGGGCCGCGGTCCGGGTGCCGGACGCGAACCTGTCCGACGCCACGCCGGTCGTGGTCATGGGCTACTCCCAGGGCGGCTCGTCGGCGGCGTGGGCGGCCCAGCTCCAGCCGTCGTACGCGCCCGAGCTGCGGCTCAAAGGGGTCGCCGCGGGCGGGGTCCCGGCCGACCTGCGGGCGGTGGCCGATCACCTGGACGGCACGGCCGACTTCGGGCTGGCCGCCGCGGCCGGCCTCGGGCTGGACGCCGCCTATCCGGAGCTGCGCCTGGAGAGCCACCTCACCGCCGAGGGCGCCGCACTGTTCGGAGACGCGCGGGACGACTGCGTGAGCGACCTGCGGGCGAAGCTCGGCGGGCGGCGCCTGTCGGAGCTGACCACGGCCGACCTGCTGAACCTGCCGGAGTGGCGGGCCCGCCTCGCCGAGAACCGCCTCGGCGGGTCCGCGCCGAAGGCGCCGCTGTTCCTGTACCACGCGACGGGCGACGAGATCATCCCGTACGGGCAGGGCCGGACGCTGCGGCGGGACTACTGCGCGCGCGGGGCGAACGTCCTGTGGACCGGCCTCCCGGCCGGCAGCCACGTGCTCGGCGCGGTCGAGGGCGCCCCGCTGGCGGTGGCCTGGCTGGCGACCCGGGTCGCCGGGCTGCCCGCCGTCGGCAACTGCTGAGCCGCTCGCGCCCCCGGACGCGCCCCGCCCGGGTGGTTCCCCGCCCCCGGCCTGCTGGCATGATCTGAGGCATGGCTGAGCACACCACAGACGTCCCCGACGTGTCCGGGCTGACCATCGGCATCCTGGGCGGCACCGGAGACCAGGGCAAGGGGCTGGCCCGCCGGTTCTCCCTCGCCGGTCACACCGTGCTGATCGGTTCGCGCAGCGCCGGGCGCGCGGAGGAGGCCGCACGGGAGATCGGCGTGCGGGGGGCCGCGAACGCCGACGTGGCGGCCGAGGCCGACGTCGTGATCGTCGCCGTGCCCTGGGAGGGGCACAGGGCGCTGCTGGAGGCGCTGCGCGAGCCGCTCTCCGGCAAGATCGTGGTCGACTGCGTCAACCCGCTCGGCTTCGACAAGCAGGGGGCGTACGCCCTGCAGGTGGAGGAGGGGAGCGCGGCCCAGCAGGCGGCGGCCGTGCTGACCGGCAGCCGCGTGGTCGCGGCGTTCCACCACGTGTCGGCGGTGCTGCTGCTCGACCCCTCGGTGGCGGAGATCGACCTCGACGTGCTCGTGCTCGGCGACGACAGGGAGGCCACCGACGTCGTGCGGGCGCTCGCCGCCCGCATCCCCGGCGCGCGTGGAATCTACGCGGGACGGCTGCGCAACGCCCACCAGATCGAGGCGCTGACCGCCAACCTCATCTCGGTCAACCGCCGGTACAAGGCCCACGCCGGCCTCCGGGTCACCGACGTCTAGCCATCCCGGCGTCATCTGATCTTCACGGTGGAGACGTGGTCGTTCACTACCTCGGGCGCTGTCGTCGCTCTCTGAAAGGTCTCCAGTGCCACGTCACGTCTTCGCCGGTCTGGCCGTCGCCGCCGCACTCACCCTCACCACCACGGGTACGGTCGCCGCCGCCCCGGCCCGGGGCCCCGTCGTCGTCGCCGACGTCACGCTGCCCGCTCCCGCGCTGAAGCGGGTGCAGCCGTCCATCGCCGACGACCGCGGCGCGCGGCACGGCCGCGATCAAGCAGTACATCCCGATCGTCGGCACCTCGGGCAGGCCGGTGACCGGCCTGTCGAACCAGGCGGGGCACGACGAGACGCCGTACACCTGGGACGGCCGCACGGTCCTGCCGTTCAGCCCGAGCGGTCTGGACGTCGAGGACCTGGTGCGCACCCGTGACGGCGACTTCTGGCTGGTCGACGAGTACGGCCCGTCGCTGGTGCGGGTGTCGGGTAATGGGCGGGTGCTGGAGCGCCACGTTCCGGCTGGGCTCGGGCTGACGGGCGCGGACTATCCGGTGAAGGAGACGCTGCCCGCGATCCTGGCGAGCCGCCAGCAGAACCGCGGCTTCGAGGGCCTCGCGATCTCGTCCGACCAGCGCACGCTCTACCTGGCCGTGCAGAGCCCGCTGGCCAACCCCGACAAGAAGGCCGCCAAGAAGTCGCGGACCGGGCGCATCCTCACCTTCGACCTGCGCCGCCGGAAGGTGACCGGGGAGTATCCGTACCGGTTCTGACCCGAAGACCAGCCCGTCGCTGGAGGAGGGGACGGGCGCCGGCCTCGGGCTGCCCGCCAAAACGACTTCGGCCTCGGCGACTTCGGCCCCGACGGCAGGCTGGTGGACAGCGGCGTGCCGAACCGCCTCGTCGTCGTCCGGCTCCCTCGCCCGCTGGAGGCGCCCGCCCGTCACACGGCGGTGGCGACGAGCCAATCGGCCACCGCCTCGGGGGCGACGAGCTGGTGCAGGTGCTCGCCGGGGATGCGCGCGACCGGCCAGCCGCGCTCACCGGCCTTCCCGGCCAGGGCGGCGTACGCGTCCCCGAACCACAGGTAGCCGCTCCTGACGTGGTCCCAGCGGGCGGGCACGGGGATCTCCTCCTGGTAGTACGCGAGCGGCAGGCGCGGCTGCTCGGCCACGACCACCTGGCGCGTCACGGGGTCGGGCAGGAGGGCGGCGACGTCCTCCTCGGGCCACCAGTCGGTCCACCGCGGCAGGACGCCCGCATCGTCGGCGAGGGAGCGCAGGAAGCCGAGGTGCTCCGGCTCCGCCGTACGGCACGCGCCGTCGCGCGGCGGCAGGGCGGCGTCCACGAACAGGCACGCGGCGACCTGCCCGGCGAGCGCCTGGGCGATCAGCGGCACGAACAGCCCGGCGTTGCTGTGCGCCACGACCGCCAGCGGCCCGCGCGGCGCGCTCGCCGTCACCTGCCGCACCAGGCCCGGCCAGTACGGCGGCGGGCCGGCCGTCACGTCGGTCAGCGGCGGCACGACCGCGAGGTGGCCGCGCGCCCGGAGGGCCTCGGCGACCGGCGCCCAGGTCGAGGGACCGACGGAGGGGCTGTGCACGAGGAGAAAGCTGAGATCCATTCCCTCATCCTCGCCGTGGGCGGCGGCGACGGGATCGGTGTCCGCTCGCCGCGTAACCGGCCGGCTTCTCCAGCAGCGGCGGCAGCTTTCCTGACCTCCAGGGGATTGTGCTCCACCACGCCGCGAAGCTGCTCAGCCGTACGGAGGGTCACCGCAGTGGACAGGCCGGGCTCCCTCGTGGAGCCCGCGCTCGATGGCGTCGGCGATCGGCTCGGTGTTACCGCCCGCTGTGAACAGGGCGTTTTCGATCACATGTGTCCGCGGCCCCTTCCCCGTCATGTCCTCACCCGCCGTGTGGTGCGGGGGTTGCGGTAGGCGAAGGCCCAGCGGTCGTCGCCGACCTTTCGGCGGGTGTATCGGGTGGGGTGGCGGTAGCGGTCGCGGTTGTGGAACTGGCACGCCGGCCCCAGCAGGTTGAGGTCGGTCAGCCCGCCGCTGCACCAGTTGTCGCAATGATCGATCTGGCACATGGTGGCGGGCAGGGGGCAGCCGTCGACCCAGCAGGTGGCGTACCGGGCGAAGACGGCCCGGCGCTGGGCGGGGGTGGCGAGGCGGACTTTGCGGCCCATGTCGAGGACCTGCCCGGCGGCGTTCATGACGATCCTCACCAGGGTGCTGGTGCGGGCCAGCCGGTGCACGCTGACAACGGGCAGCAGGTGCCCGGTCGCCAGGATCAGCCCCGGCAACCCCCGCAACCACACCCCCCGTGGCACATTGCCCCCCAACCCCGGCCAGACCTCACCTCCCGACCGGGCATTGCCTCCCGCCCCCGGCCAGGTGCTGCCTCCCGCCCACGGCGGAGCGTCGGGGCCGGCCTCCGGCGGGCTGTCGCCCTCCCCATCCGGCGGGGCGTTGCGTTCCGCTCCCGGCCAGGCATCGGCTCCCGCCCCCGGCATCCCGCGCACCTCACCCGGAGTGAAGGCATGCCGGTAGTCCCCCGCTCTGCAATCGCCGACAGGGCAATCCCCGCCAGGGCAGCCGGGAGCAGGACAGCCCCCAGGACAGTTCTTCGCGGGGCGATCCTCGGCTTGGGTGTCAGGAGTGTCGCCGTGCTCGGGTGGGGGATCAGGGGCATGGGCCTGCCGCGAAGGTGTGCACTGCGAACTCCCCGCCCGATGTCTCTGCATTTCTGCCTGGTCGGCATGGCCCTCCCGGGCGTCACCGAAATCGCCGAGGTTGCCGCGGTCGGCACGCTCGTCGCCGTGGGCCGAGTCGAAGTGCGGCCAGCCGGCGGCCGGGCCGCCCGTGGTCGAGTGCTCGGGCACGTCGCTCCCGCAGCGCCCACCGTCGCGTACCGGTGCATCACCGGCGCGGTCCTCGCTGCCGGGAGCGGTCGCGGAGTGCCCGAGGTCCGGGTGCTCGCCATCAAGGACTGGCGTGTCGCTGGTGAAGCGCTCGCTGCCCAGGCCGTCCACGGGGTGCCCGGGATCGGAGTGCTCGCTGTCGGCGTCCGACGGGACAAAGCCGGGGCCGTTGGCCGCAGGGGCGGAGGAGTCGGAGCTGATGTCAGGCTCCTTGCTTGAGGAGTCCGGGGCCGGAGTGGGGTCGTCACCCGGGTCGGTGCCTGACGGGTTGGTGCCTGCAGGGTCGCTGGTGGCGTGGTCGGCTGGGGGGTCGTCGGGGAGGGATTCGGCGTTGACCAGCACCAGGAGCTCGGTCACGATCTTGTTCTCCAGGAACGCGATCAACGCGTCCGCGTTCCGCACACTCAGCGTCCGGTCGTCACCCTCGGCCTTGGGCTTGGCGTAGACGTCCAGCAGGTGCTGCAACCGCGCGGCGGCCTCGACCGGCAGGTAGAACTCCCCCTCCACACCGCCGCTCCTACGCCGCCGCACCCGGAAGAACCGGCGGTCGAAGT is a window of Microbispora sp. NBC_01189 DNA encoding:
- a CDS encoding lipase family protein, encoding MNLRVRALMSMIGVFLLLPALGGTARATSAGDVVEARATTVYLAPGRLLEVPVKAWHLRYRSTSATGRPNVVSGTLLVPAAPYLLGRRPIVGYAVGTHGLGDQCAPSAAMANGTEAELAIMSLMLLKGWAVAVTDYEGLGTPGDHTFMAGLSQGHAVLDAIRAAVRVPDANLSDATPVVVMGYSQGGSSAAWAAQLQPSYAPELRLKGVAAGGVPADLRAVADHLDGTADFGLAAAAGLGLDAAYPELRLESHLTAEGAALFGDARDDCVSDLRAKLGGRRLSELTTADLLNLPEWRARLAENRLGGSAPKAPLFLYHATGDEIIPYGQGRTLRRDYCARGANVLWTGLPAGSHVLGAVEGAPLAVAWLATRVAGLPAVGNC
- the npdG gene encoding NADPH-dependent F420 reductase gives rise to the protein MAEHTTDVPDVSGLTIGILGGTGDQGKGLARRFSLAGHTVLIGSRSAGRAEEAAREIGVRGAANADVAAEADVVIVAVPWEGHRALLEALREPLSGKIVVDCVNPLGFDKQGAYALQVEEGSAAQQAAAVLTGSRVVAAFHHVSAVLLLDPSVAEIDLDVLVLGDDREATDVVRALAARIPGARGIYAGRLRNAHQIEALTANLISVNRRYKAHAGLRVTDV
- a CDS encoding esterase-like activity of phytase family protein; translation: MTGLSNQAGHDETPYTWDGRTVLPFSPSGLDVEDLVRTRDGDFWLVDEYGPSLVRVSGNGRVLERHVPAGLGLTGADYPVKETLPAILASRQQNRGFEGLAISSDQRTLYLAVQSPLANPDKKAAKKSRTGRILTFDLRRRKVTGEYPYRF
- a CDS encoding alpha/beta hydrolase, translated to MDLSFLLVHSPSVGPSTWAPVAEALRARGHLAVVPPLTDVTAGPPPYWPGLVRQVTASAPRGPLAVVAHSNAGLFVPLIAQALAGQVAACLFVDAALPPRDGACRTAEPEHLGFLRSLADDAGVLPRWTDWWPEEDVAALLPDPVTRQVVVAEQPRLPLAYYQEEIPVPARWDHVRSGYLWFGDAYAALAGKAGERGWPVARIPGEHLHQLVAPEAVADWLVATAV
- a CDS encoding HNH endonuclease signature motif containing protein, translated to MPVPEAVEVCLAEAEELLSVRDRITSALAARVGRVHRAGEAKNHGHASTKSWLRSAGGMTIPGASRLLTVSMELVRLQDVRRLFAEGGLAEGIVEAICTATSGLTDDQATTAEGILLELARSAGAAEVAKAGRYLRAVLDPDGHEKDEQADFDRRFFRVRRRRSGGVEGEFYLPVEAAARLQHLLDVYAKPKAEGDDRTLSVRNADALIAFLENKIVTELLVLVNAESLPDDPPADHATSDPAGTNPSGTDPGDDPTPAPDSSSKEPDISSDSSAPAANGPGFVPSDADSEHSDPGHPVDGLGSERFTSDTPVLDGEHPDLGHSATAPGSEDRAGDAPVRDGGRCGSDVPEHSTTGGPAAGWPHFDSAHGDERADRGNLGDFGDAREGHADQAEMQRHRAGSSQCTPSRQAHAPDPPPEHGDTPDTQAEDRPAKNCPGGCPAPGCPGGDCPVGDCRAGDYRHAFTPGEVRGMPGAGADAWPGAERNAPPDGEGDSPPEAGPDAPPWAGGSTWPGAGGNARSGGEVWPGLGGNVPRGVWLRGLPGLILATGHLLPVVSVHRLARTSTLVRIVMNAAGQVLDMGRKVRLATPAQRRAVFARYATCWVDGCPLPATMCQIDHCDNWCSGGLTDLNLLGPACQFHNRDRYRHPTRYTRRKVGDDRWAFAYRNPRTTRRVRT